The DNA window CCTCACACAGGAACCACCAAATGCAGGGCAAGAAACCTTCGTAAGTTCCAGAAATCTGTTTTTGAACTTGTGACGTCGTATTTTGCGTGTGTTGTGGGTGTTCTACCTCCTACTGCTATTAATTTGGCGCCTAAACGTTGGTAGTGAGGAGGAAACTCGGGACGTATTCGAGGTGCTTGGTCGCGGTTTTATGCTTCACGTTCTATCGTCAtgcttttcttatttcaataAATGATTAGTTTTTAAGCTGTTAGCGTGTTGCCACCATTGATTTTGTGAATGGTGAGCATCGGTGTCGCCACTACTTCGAATTGATCCCTTTTCAGGTGTTGTGGTTGTTGTTGTCGATATCCCCCCTCACCGTTCTCAATTAGAATTTAATAACATCTGATTGGGACCAAAATCGGGGGAAAAGTGGTTGCTGGACTACTCAGTGGCGCCTTCATTTCTGGATGTACACAACTAAATCAATCTGGGctctaaaacctaagcattagtcttagggCCCGGATTggtttgattatttacttcgagaagtAAGGGGGCCACTGCCACTCCCTCCCCCAAACTAAACTTTCCCTTGTAATCTTCTTAGAGAAATTCATTGAAACACATTTGATACAAgccacaagaaaagaaaaaaaaaaaactctatctAGCGAAGTTGCATGCATATTGAAGTATGGCTGTGTAGAATGAGGCAGGAGAAAGAGGGACATACCTTGATTTAGAGTTGTCGAAGCTATTTTCGGTGGGTTATGCTCTAAGAAAGGATATGGTCGTTTTTGGAGTGAAATGGATAAACGTGTAGTATTTCGCGGGACCTTGTCGATGgtcaaattgaagcaagagccaatAGCCTGTTAAggaaatttattacggctaacttTTCGTCGTCGCCATCgtgtcagagcctggaaagtcagatcatgaCTAACTATCGCGACCTAGGCTTTAGTGCATTACTATaaaagttgcaatctctatgctaagattcaaggaaggtcgaacttaCGCATTTCGAGGGACCTTCCTACGATATAACGCTCGCTTCTGAGCTCTCCAGGAAGACATAGACAATCCTTACCCATTTTGCCATTGCGGGATCCCTTCAGCAATTATTGGTCATACCTTCAAGAGTATGGACGCCAATGACTAACTATCGCCGCCTAATCTTTAGTGCATTACTATAAAAAACCGACCGTTATCTAGCCAACTGACATGCTACCGTGTTAAAATGGCTGTAAAATGTTTTGTATCGGAGTAACTCGCTGCGTCCTCGGTGAAAGAGTGCTCTGATCCAGATACGCAGAGCCGGACAACCTCTTCTGAGCtcatttctcttgttttttctagGTTCTTAATCTTTTCTCATATAATAGTATCCATAAATAGGAATACGTAGTCTCAGCAGAGTTTGCTTCCTTTAGTTCCCTCGTTTGTTTGGATTGGCTTGTTTTGTGAATGTAGGCATATGGAAATCCCAAAATCCATGTTTGAAGAATTCTATCTATACACAATTAAGCGGAAATTGATGGAAATCTTCCTACAAACGAAAGTTTGTGAGCAGATAGCCAGGCATCAATAGAAATtaccaatttttttataaGTAAGTTTTAATAAGTGAGTTATTTCTAAACATCCCAACTATGGAGCATACTAGCTATCCAGGTGACATAAGAAGAGacataaaatttcttcaaacaaaaGGCTTAGAGGAGAGCTAGGAACAGAACAAGCAACAAAACTAATGCAGGACTTTGCTAAGACGAGTCATTCGCAGTCATGGATTactcaacgaaaaaaagaaacgaaaagcatgaaagaataaaaaaaacaaagaaggaagTTCCGAAACTTCTCGCGCTTTGTAAAGAAAGAGGAAGGTTTTGTGAACGAACCGCAGAGAtatagcgaggatccttatacgatcccaaccgttacgctccactgcgtcgcttcgagcgcaggcgcttacgcaacttctCGTGCTtcgtgtcattttgacccaactatagtaCGTTCTACGTCGGTTCTATTTATATGTCCATCTTTTGTTTACGTACTTAATATGTTTACGTACTCGTATGTATGCAGAACAATTCACTTTACTTTTGATTCAAGTATCCCTGCTTCTCTCATTAACGCTCCTTTAACTCCTCTGTATTCATTTATCCAAACGAGTTACTAGTTTCTTTGGATATATCAGCTGTGTACATTGTACCGCAAGAACATCAACCCATAAGGAAGAGAATCTGAGGAgatcttttctttgttgttcttgAAATATCTATCAGGTAAC is part of the Necator americanus strain Aroian chromosome V, whole genome shotgun sequence genome and encodes:
- a CDS encoding hypothetical protein (NECATOR_CHRV.G17542.T2), with the translated sequence MGKDCLCLPGELRSERYIVGRSLEMRSDTMATTKKHNPPKIASTTLNQDNLDANLSTPMDESLDLQWGGFEPSIDRTDTTEPLIGYLTPYLSC